The proteins below come from a single Haliaeetus albicilla chromosome 22, bHalAlb1.1, whole genome shotgun sequence genomic window:
- the LOC138690493 gene encoding myeloid-associated differentiation marker-like produces the protein MAVATVNLHAVTSWVGITRLFAIVLSCIAFSLVASTRDFMGPYGTWCMFTWCFCFAVTLLVLVLELLELYPKLPLSWDDFTSAFSMLAALMVFTTSVVFPSTFISSPCSSSKCARQAVATTASCLCFLAYALEVGLTRAKPGDISSFLSTVPGLLKVFEAYVACLIFSLLDNYGSEAGLQWCVAVYSICFIVTLLIIIFTIGRCLAYMPCPLEKMLVGYNALALVMYITATVLWPLYSFGGRSRPDPCGRNCWWDKHLGVTFLTIFNLIAYLVDLIYSTRMVFIRAPP, from the coding sequence ATGGCTGTGGCGACGGTGAACCTCCACGCCGTGACCTCCTGGGTGGGCATCACCCGGCTCTTTGCCATTGTGCTGTCCTGCATCGCCTTCAGCTTGGTGGCCTCCACCAGGGACTTCATGGGTCCCTACGGGACGTGGTGCATGTTCACCTGGTGCTTCTGCTTCGCTGTGAcgctgctggtgctggtgctggagctgctggagctctACCCCAAGCTGCCGCTCTCCTGGGACGACTTCACCTCGGCTTTCTCCATGCTGGCAGCgttgatggtcttcaccacCTCGGTGGTCTTCCCCTCAACCTTCAtcagcagcccctgcagcagcagcaagtgtGCCCGGCAGGCCGTGGCCACCACCgcctcctgcctctgcttccTTGCCTACGCCCTCGAGGTGGGGCTCACCCGCGCCAAGCCAGGGGACATCAGCAGCTTCCTCTCCACTGTGCCGGGGCTCCTTAAGGTCTTCGAGGCCTATGTGGCTTGTCTCATCTTCTCCTTGCTGGATAACTACGGTTCGGAAGCGGGCCTGCAGTGGTGCGTGGCCGTCTACTCCATCTGCTTCATCGTCACCCTCCTCATCATCATCTTCACCATTGGCCGGTGCCTCGCCTACATGCCTTGCCCGCTGGAGAAGATGCTGGTGGGCTACAACGCCTTGGCCCTGGTGATGTACATCACCGCCACCGTCCTCTGGCCCCTCTACAGCTTCGGCGGGAGGAGCCGCCCTGACCCCTGCGGCAGGAACTGCTGGTGGGACAAGCACCTGGGGGTCACCTTCCTCACCATCTTCAACCTCATCGCCTACTTGGTGGACCTGATCTACTCTACCAGGATGGTCTTCATCAGGGCACCTCCCTAA